From Neobacillus sp. PS2-9, the proteins below share one genomic window:
- a CDS encoding helix-turn-helix domain-containing protein: MLNVKEAAEHLTSAGIAASDDEVMKWIEEGRIKAEIAHRRKTTYKINVKDLTEFIIQKLAAQLTTQVEQSQRENRNLTEQLDYLKTRIHIEQSKVRTLKKLLNEQIEFNKPSTFPYDELLGLKKHDSNSHTLKKEFKKLLKALHPDRGGDERLFKVFNEHYENLK, encoded by the coding sequence ATGTTAAACGTAAAAGAAGCTGCTGAACATTTAACCTCAGCTGGCATAGCCGCAAGTGACGATGAAGTAATGAAGTGGATTGAGGAAGGAAGAATTAAGGCCGAAATAGCCCACAGAAGAAAGACTACCTACAAAATTAACGTTAAAGATCTTACTGAATTTATTATTCAAAAGCTTGCCGCTCAGCTTACAACTCAAGTAGAACAGTCACAACGTGAAAACCGCAACCTTACCGAGCAATTAGACTATTTAAAAACCCGAATACATATTGAACAATCAAAGGTACGCACCTTAAAAAAATTGCTAAACGAACAGATTGAATTCAACAAGCCAAGTACTTTTCCCTATGATGAATTGTTGGGATTGAAAAAACACGACTCGAACAGCCATACTCTTAAAAAAGAATTTAAGAAACTGCTGAAAGCTCTCCATCCAGACCGGGGCGGGGATGAAAGGCTTTTTAAAGTGTTCAATGAACATTACGAGAACCTTAAGTAA
- a CDS encoding OFA family MFS transporter: MKSTTDRRWLIVLGTIIVQMGLGTIYTWSLFNQPLVELFHWKLNSVAIIFSITSFALAFSTLFAGKLQDKWGLRRLIGCAGLVLGAGLILSSQVSSLWMLYILVGVVVGAADGTAYITSLSNLIKWFPERKGLISGISVGAYGTGSLLFKFINGSLIQSVGVSHAFFYWGLIVMIMVVGGSFLVREAKIRQESQAVDGSSQKDFTVKEMLKTKQAYLLFVIFFTACMSGLFLIGIVKDIGVRLVGLDIETASNAVALVAIFNTSGRIILGALSDKVGRLRVVSGALLVTAAAVTVLSFVQLNYVLFFTCVAGIAFCFGGNITIFPAIVADFFGLKNQSKNYGIIYQGFGIGAISGSFIASALGGFIPTFKLIAVLSIVSLLIAMTIKAPDFGNKKPKEKRNHGKVRSLSPETRAS; this comes from the coding sequence ATGAAATCAACTACAGATCGTCGATGGCTAATTGTGTTAGGAACTATAATTGTACAGATGGGATTAGGTACCATCTATACTTGGAGTCTTTTTAACCAGCCGTTAGTCGAACTCTTTCATTGGAAGTTAAATTCTGTTGCTATTATTTTTTCAATCACCAGCTTCGCATTGGCATTCTCTACATTGTTTGCCGGGAAGCTACAGGATAAATGGGGGCTTCGACGTTTAATTGGTTGTGCAGGTCTTGTGTTGGGGGCAGGATTAATTCTTAGTTCTCAGGTTTCGTCTTTGTGGATGCTTTATATTTTAGTTGGTGTGGTAGTTGGAGCAGCAGACGGTACTGCTTATATCACCTCCTTATCAAACTTAATTAAGTGGTTTCCTGAGAGAAAAGGACTTATTTCTGGAATTTCTGTTGGTGCGTACGGTACGGGAAGTTTGTTATTCAAATTCATTAACGGTTCACTTATCCAATCAGTTGGTGTGTCCCATGCCTTCTTTTACTGGGGATTAATCGTCATGATTATGGTTGTCGGTGGTTCATTCCTTGTAAGGGAAGCAAAAATAAGGCAGGAGTCGCAAGCCGTTGATGGTAGCAGCCAAAAAGATTTCACTGTTAAAGAAATGCTAAAAACAAAGCAAGCTTATCTATTATTTGTCATATTTTTCACAGCGTGCATGAGTGGTTTATTCTTGATAGGGATTGTTAAGGATATCGGTGTTAGATTGGTAGGACTTGATATTGAAACAGCAAGTAATGCTGTGGCATTAGTTGCCATCTTTAATACAAGCGGACGCATCATTCTCGGGGCATTATCAGATAAAGTGGGCCGTTTAAGGGTGGTATCAGGTGCACTTCTTGTAACCGCAGCAGCCGTGACAGTTCTAAGCTTTGTCCAACTTAATTATGTCTTGTTCTTTACCTGTGTAGCCGGGATTGCTTTCTGTTTTGGCGGAAATATTACTATCTTCCCAGCTATTGTAGCCGATTTCTTTGGCTTGAAAAATCAGAGCAAAAACTACGGAATCATTTATCAGGGCTTCGGAATTGGAGCCATTTCTGGATCATTTATTGCCTCTGCCTTAGGTGGTTTCATTCCTACCTTTAAGCTTATTGCCGTATTGAGCATTGTCTCATTACTCATCGCAATGACGATCAAAGCACCGGACTTTGGTAATAAGAAACCGAAGGAAAAAAGGAATCATGGGAAGGTTCGTAGCCTTTCACCTGAGACACGGGCAAGTTAA
- the sstT gene encoding serine/threonine transporter SstT, which yields MKGLWRKWNQLSLVKQIIVGLIIGIILAVSIPDAAKPVVIFGSLFVGALKAIAPVLVLFLVMSAIAQHKSGHKTNMKSIIVLYLLGTFLAGFIAVVVSFMFPVSLTLGKGAEGVTAPGGVVEVLKTLLLNIVDNPVKAVFNANYIGILAWAVLLGLALKNAADTTKTMIANLSDAVSKLVTWVIRFAPLGIMGLVFDSITTNGIDSLLSYGKLLAVLIGCMLLVALVVNPIIVFVNIRQNPYPLVFKCLKESGITAFFTRSSASNIPVNMKLCENLNLDKDTYSVSIPLGATINMAGAAVTISVLTLAAVHTLGIHVDIPTAIILSVLSAVCACGASGVAGGSLLLIPLACSLFGIPGDVAMQVVGVGFIIGVLQDSFETALNSSTDVLFTAAAEFRKQRKEGKNIRIQKAS from the coding sequence TTGAAAGGTTTATGGAGAAAATGGAATCAGCTTAGTCTAGTCAAACAAATTATTGTTGGTTTGATTATTGGGATCATCCTGGCCGTATCGATTCCAGATGCAGCAAAACCAGTGGTCATTTTTGGTTCATTATTTGTTGGTGCTTTGAAGGCAATAGCGCCTGTATTGGTTCTTTTCTTGGTTATGTCGGCAATTGCACAGCATAAGAGTGGTCATAAAACCAATATGAAATCCATCATCGTTCTTTATCTTTTAGGCACTTTTTTAGCTGGATTCATTGCGGTTGTAGTTAGCTTTATGTTCCCAGTAAGCTTAACTCTCGGAAAGGGTGCGGAGGGTGTAACGGCTCCTGGCGGTGTAGTGGAAGTTCTTAAAACTTTACTACTTAACATAGTAGATAACCCAGTAAAAGCGGTCTTTAACGCAAACTATATTGGTATTTTAGCATGGGCGGTCCTTCTTGGTTTGGCTTTAAAAAATGCTGCTGATACGACAAAAACAATGATTGCTAATTTGTCAGATGCCGTTTCTAAATTGGTTACATGGGTGATTCGTTTTGCGCCACTAGGTATCATGGGTCTAGTATTTGATTCTATCACAACAAATGGAATCGATTCATTACTGAGCTATGGGAAATTGCTTGCTGTTTTAATTGGCTGTATGCTCCTAGTTGCTCTAGTGGTGAATCCAATTATTGTGTTCGTAAATATTCGACAAAACCCATATCCACTTGTGTTTAAGTGTTTAAAGGAAAGTGGCATTACAGCATTCTTTACTAGAAGCTCTGCTTCTAATATTCCTGTGAATATGAAATTATGTGAAAATTTAAATCTGGATAAGGATACGTATTCTGTATCGATTCCGCTGGGTGCAACAATCAATATGGCTGGGGCAGCTGTTACTATTTCTGTTTTAACGCTTGCAGCCGTGCATACACTTGGCATTCATGTGGACATTCCTACAGCGATCATTCTAAGTGTTCTGTCTGCTGTATGTGCTTGCGGTGCTTCAGGTGTTGCTGGTGGTTCCTTATTGTTGATCCCACTTGCATGTAGCTTATTCGGAATTCCAGGCGATGTTGCGATGCAGGTCGTTGGTGTAGGATTTATTATTGGAGTTTTACAGGATTCGTTTGAAACGGCCCTTAACTCTTCAACAGACGTTCTTTTTACAGCAGCAGCTGAATTTAGAAAGCAACGTAAAGAAGGAAAGAACATTCGTATTCAAAAAGCTTCATAA
- a CDS encoding LytTR family DNA-binding domain-containing protein has protein sequence MRAIIVEDEIPAREELEYLVESYSEIKVTHFFDDGLDVLKFLQEHETDVIFLDINIPSLNGMLLASTISKFTKRPYIVFTTAYKEHAAQAFELEAFDYILKPYDEKRIAAMLNRLESAFKRDQAETTLLNRKLESHPKSQGQQRKISTKTTSRINLKKNDKIIVTDVNDIYYAIASEKVTLVYTQQEEYTMPMSITEFDSLLPEDLFFRCHRSYTVNLTKIREIVPWFNQTYLLRLKDQSEEIPVSRSKVKAFRQIMHL, from the coding sequence TGGAAGATGAAATACCAGCACGTGAAGAACTGGAGTATTTAGTTGAATCCTATAGCGAAATTAAAGTGACCCATTTCTTTGATGATGGCTTAGATGTTTTAAAATTTTTGCAGGAACATGAAACAGATGTGATCTTTTTGGATATTAATATTCCGTCTCTAAATGGCATGTTGTTAGCGAGTACCATAAGTAAATTTACAAAAAGGCCTTATATTGTCTTTACTACTGCCTACAAAGAGCATGCAGCACAAGCCTTTGAACTTGAAGCCTTTGATTACATCCTAAAGCCCTATGACGAGAAGAGGATTGCCGCAATGTTAAACCGGCTTGAATCTGCCTTTAAACGAGATCAAGCCGAAACAACTCTCCTAAACAGAAAACTTGAATCGCATCCGAAATCTCAAGGACAACAAAGAAAAATCTCAACGAAGACGACTAGTCGAATCAATTTGAAAAAGAACGATAAAATTATCGTCACAGATGTGAATGATATTTATTACGCGATAGCTAGTGAAAAAGTTACATTGGTGTATACCCAACAGGAGGAGTACACCATGCCGATGAGCATAACGGAATTTGATTCCCTTTTACCAGAGGATCTTTTCTTTCGTTGCCACCGTTCATATACGGTCAACTTGACCAAAATCCGTGAAATTGTCCCATGGTTTAATCAAACCTACCTGCTGCGTCTGAAGGACCAATCAGAGGAAATACCTGTAAGCAGAAGCAAAGTGAAAGCGTTTCGACAAATTATGCATCTTTAA
- a CDS encoding DUF47 domain-containing protein, which produces MASKKKDKFFTHLMNISLNLKESVNYFADYKIKNISDLKIFSEKMKEYESKGDVLVHDLIIDLNLVFITPIEREDILSLSLSMDDILDGLHHTAALFEMYSVIETDEFMHQFVDAIRNSVYEIDRAIEMLSTKKLFSIREHILKIKDLESSCDHILRSSIKQLFASESNPIRIIQYKEIYEGLEDIADSCQAVANMFETIIMKNS; this is translated from the coding sequence TTGGCATCCAAAAAGAAAGACAAGTTCTTTACCCATTTAATGAACATTTCTTTAAATTTAAAGGAAAGTGTGAACTACTTTGCTGACTACAAAATAAAAAATATAAGTGATCTCAAGATCTTTTCCGAAAAAATGAAAGAATATGAATCTAAAGGTGACGTCTTGGTTCATGACCTAATCATTGATTTAAATCTGGTATTCATTACTCCTATAGAACGTGAGGATATCCTCTCTCTCTCTCTTAGCATGGATGATATTCTGGACGGTTTACACCATACCGCTGCCCTTTTTGAAATGTATTCTGTGATTGAAACCGACGAGTTCATGCATCAATTTGTTGATGCAATTAGAAATTCTGTCTACGAAATTGACCGTGCGATTGAAATGTTATCTACAAAGAAATTATTTAGCATCAGAGAACACATACTTAAAATTAAAGACTTGGAATCATCCTGTGACCACATCCTCCGCAGCTCAATAAAACAGCTGTTTGCCTCTGAATCGAACCCTATCCGCATTATTCAATACAAAGAAATCTATGAAGGACTTGAAGACATTGCGGACTCCTGCCAAGCAGTAGCAAACATGTTTGAAACCATCATTATGAAAAATAGTTAA
- a CDS encoding GNAT family protein: MELQTQRLKIVPCTDESISNYATKEFKIGSHINNYLEKLKDDSSLICWGVWLVINKENNKIIGDIGFKGKPDSENTVEVGYGIVPEAQNKGFATEAVNEIIKWAFSSGNVKKIVAECLIDNVSSIKVLEKLNMKRIGIKENMLQWQMIK; the protein is encoded by the coding sequence ATGGAACTTCAAACACAAAGACTAAAAATAGTCCCTTGCACTGATGAATCAATATCAAATTATGCAACAAAAGAATTTAAAATTGGTAGCCATATAAATAATTACTTGGAGAAACTAAAAGATGATTCTTCCCTAATATGTTGGGGTGTTTGGCTTGTTATCAATAAAGAAAATAACAAGATCATTGGTGATATTGGATTTAAAGGCAAACCAGACTCAGAAAACACTGTAGAAGTAGGTTATGGAATTGTTCCCGAAGCACAGAACAAGGGATTTGCAACAGAAGCAGTAAATGAAATTATAAAGTGGGCGTTTTCATCAGGTAATGTTAAAAAAATAGTTGCTGAATGTTTAATAGATAATGTTTCATCAATTAAAGTATTAGAAAAATTAAATATGAAAAGAATCGGAATTAAGGAAAATATGTTGCAATGGCAAATGATTAAGTAA
- a CDS encoding CBO0543 family protein codes for MEELIKLTRKIAEKRNDYWLHDVVFTYQWWLLLGLSILPWVLWWKLADKKRINEILLYGTVISLYSILFDDIGSHFTLWIYQYQLIPISARLNPIDLTVMPITYMIVYQYFKKWKDFLIAQTILAAGATFVAEPVFTWMEIYKPLNWEYFYSFLIYILLGIVNKWFVERLLFVGDSPPER; via the coding sequence ATGGAAGAATTGATTAAATTAACTAGAAAAATAGCGGAGAAGAGAAATGATTATTGGTTACATGATGTGGTTTTCACATACCAGTGGTGGTTATTACTTGGTCTTTCCATTTTGCCATGGGTCCTATGGTGGAAGCTCGCGGACAAAAAAAGAATCAATGAAATTTTGCTATATGGCACCGTCATCTCTCTTTATTCCATTTTATTCGATGATATTGGATCCCATTTTACGTTATGGATTTATCAATATCAATTGATTCCTATCAGTGCACGATTAAATCCGATTGATTTAACCGTGATGCCTATTACATATATGATTGTTTATCAGTATTTTAAAAAGTGGAAGGATTTTTTAATTGCCCAGACCATATTGGCAGCGGGTGCGACTTTTGTAGCGGAACCAGTTTTTACATGGATGGAAATCTACAAACCATTAAATTGGGAATATTTCTATTCGTTTCTCATCTATATCCTCTTAGGAATAGTGAACAAATGGTTTGTTGAAAGGTTGCTCTTTGTGGGGGACAGTCCCCCAGAGCGTTAA
- a CDS encoding S8 family peptidase, with translation MERHVRLIPYQVIAEVEEVTEVPKGVDMIQAPKVWEKTKGKGVTIAILDTGCDMTHPDLKERVIGGRNFTRDDKGIKEVYRDYNGHGTHVAGTMAATINQKGVIGVAPEANLLIVKVLDRNGSGQYEWIINGIYYAIEQKVDIISMSLGGPEDVPELHEAIQKAVENNILVVCAAGNEGDGQDSTDEFGYPGSYNEVISVGAINLERQISDFTNSNNEVDLVAPGENILSTYLKGKYAKLSGTSMATPHVSGALALLKALTFESFERELTETELYAQLIKRTVPLGNSPKIEGNGMVYLTTADYLAGVFDRKQVIEVMKV, from the coding sequence ATGGAGCGACACGTACGCTTGATTCCGTACCAAGTGATTGCAGAGGTTGAAGAAGTAACCGAGGTGCCAAAAGGGGTAGATATGATACAGGCCCCGAAAGTTTGGGAGAAGACAAAGGGTAAGGGAGTCACAATTGCTATACTTGATACCGGCTGTGATATGACTCATCCCGACTTGAAGGAACGAGTTATTGGCGGAAGAAATTTCACGAGGGATGACAAAGGCATTAAAGAGGTGTATCGGGATTACAATGGTCATGGCACCCATGTGGCTGGTACGATGGCAGCGACGATCAATCAAAAAGGGGTTATTGGTGTAGCTCCTGAGGCCAATCTATTAATTGTCAAAGTCCTTGATAGAAACGGCTCTGGCCAATATGAATGGATCATAAATGGGATCTATTATGCCATAGAACAAAAGGTTGATATAATTTCCATGAGCCTTGGCGGTCCTGAAGATGTTCCTGAATTGCATGAAGCGATTCAAAAGGCGGTCGAAAATAATATCCTTGTTGTATGTGCGGCCGGCAATGAAGGCGATGGGCAGGATTCAACCGATGAATTTGGGTATCCTGGATCATATAATGAAGTCATTAGTGTAGGGGCTATTAATTTAGAGAGACAAATTTCTGATTTTACTAATTCGAATAATGAAGTGGATCTCGTGGCTCCTGGTGAAAATATTCTTTCTACTTATTTAAAAGGAAAATACGCAAAGCTCAGTGGAACGTCGATGGCCACACCACATGTATCTGGTGCTTTAGCCCTCTTAAAGGCACTTACGTTCGAATCGTTTGAGAGAGAGTTAACAGAGACTGAACTATACGCGCAATTAATTAAGAGAACGGTTCCACTAGGTAATTCTCCAAAGATAGAGGGGAATGGAATGGTGTATCTAACGACCGCGGATTATTTAGCGGGTGTTTTCGATAGAAAGCAAGTAATTGAAGTGATGAAGGTTTAA
- a CDS encoding VWA domain-containing protein, which yields MKKNVTELVFILDKSGSMAGLEADTIGGYNAMLSKQKKAEGEAIVTTALFNQHYDLLHDRINVKGISPITEEDYEVGGTTALLDAIGFTIQKIVNVQKKTNEEERAEKVLFVITTDGMENASHEFTADKIKKMVQHQKEKYGWEFLFLGANIDAVTTAARFGIEEEFAVDYHADEVGTQLNYEAVNEAVSNIRSGKKIERNWKEGIERDYSRRMRKE from the coding sequence ATGAAAAAGAATGTAACTGAATTGGTGTTTATTTTAGATAAGAGTGGCTCTATGGCGGGACTTGAGGCGGATACCATTGGTGGTTATAATGCCATGCTTTCAAAGCAGAAGAAAGCGGAGGGGGAAGCCATTGTTACTACCGCATTATTCAATCAACATTACGACCTATTACACGATCGAATCAATGTAAAAGGCATATCTCCCATTACCGAAGAGGATTATGAAGTAGGGGGCACGACTGCTTTACTAGATGCCATTGGGTTTACGATTCAAAAAATTGTGAATGTCCAAAAGAAAACGAATGAAGAGGAACGAGCTGAAAAGGTCCTATTCGTGATTACAACGGATGGGATGGAAAATGCCAGCCATGAATTTACTGCTGATAAAATCAAAAAAATGGTTCAGCATCAAAAGGAGAAGTATGGCTGGGAGTTCTTGTTCCTTGGAGCTAATATTGATGCGGTGACAACGGCTGCTAGATTTGGAATCGAGGAGGAATTCGCCGTTGATTACCACGCGGACGAGGTTGGAACGCAATTAAATTACGAAGCAGTAAATGAAGCAGTAAGTAATATTCGCAGTGGGAAAAAGATTGAACGGAACTGGAAGGAAGGCATTGAGAGGGATTATAGTCGTCGTATGAGGAAAGAATAG
- a CDS encoding YdeI family protein, with product MTNSKTNPKVDEFLSKAKKWKEEYEKLRIIVLDCELTEEFKWMHPCYTFENKNIVLIHGFKDYCAILFHKGSLLQDVHGILIQQTENVQAARQIRFSNVQEIVNMETILKDYIYEAIEVEKSGLEVSFKKTTEYIIPEELQKKFTEMPALKTAFEELTPGRQRAYLLYFSQPKQSKTRESRVEKYMQQILNGKGLND from the coding sequence ATGACCAATAGTAAAACGAATCCTAAGGTGGATGAATTTTTAAGTAAAGCTAAAAAGTGGAAAGAAGAATATGAGAAGTTGAGAATTATTGTTCTTGACTGTGAGCTGACCGAAGAATTTAAGTGGATGCATCCATGTTACACGTTCGAGAATAAAAACATCGTTTTAATACATGGATTTAAAGATTATTGTGCGATTCTGTTTCACAAAGGGTCCTTGTTACAGGATGTCCATGGGATTCTAATCCAACAAACGGAGAATGTGCAGGCTGCGCGCCAGATTCGGTTTAGCAATGTTCAGGAAATAGTTAATATGGAAACCATCTTGAAAGACTATATTTATGAAGCCATTGAAGTTGAAAAATCCGGTCTAGAAGTGAGTTTTAAAAAGACTACAGAATACATAATTCCTGAAGAACTTCAAAAAAAATTCACTGAAATGCCTGCCTTGAAAACCGCTTTTGAAGAACTAACGCCTGGAAGACAAAGAGCATACCTTCTTTATTTTTCTCAACCGAAACAATCTAAAACGAGGGAGTCAAGGGTTGAAAAATATATGCAACAAATTCTCAACGGAAAGGGATTAAATGATTAG
- a CDS encoding DUF1801 domain-containing protein: MYELKTKETDNNVIEFIEQVDHPKKREDAYQLLDIFTETTGYQAKMWGPSIIGFGSYHYKYASGHEGDAPLVGFSPRKAKISLYFAPCINKREQLLKEFGKHTTGKACVYINKVADIDVEVLKELIKESVAFLQEMYPGE; this comes from the coding sequence ATGTATGAACTTAAAACAAAAGAAACCGACAACAATGTCATTGAGTTTATCGAACAAGTCGATCATCCTAAGAAACGTGAGGATGCTTATCAATTATTAGATATATTTACAGAAACTACAGGCTATCAAGCTAAAATGTGGGGACCGAGTATTATTGGATTTGGTTCGTACCATTATAAATATGCATCTGGTCATGAAGGAGATGCTCCACTAGTAGGTTTTTCCCCCCGCAAGGCAAAAATCAGTTTATATTTCGCCCCTTGTATAAATAAGCGAGAACAATTACTTAAGGAATTTGGGAAACATACAACGGGTAAAGCGTGTGTGTACATTAACAAAGTGGCGGATATTGATGTTGAAGTGTTAAAGGAATTAATCAAGGAATCTGTTGCATTTTTGCAAGAAATGTATCCGGGAGAATAA
- a CDS encoding macro domain-containing protein, translating into MPLEIVRNDITKMKVDAIVNAANTSLQKGGGVCGAIFRAAGSSELQEACNQIGSCKVGEAVITDGFKLDAKYIIHTPGPIWQGGTNQESSLLQESYSNSLELAKNYQCESIAFPLISTGIYGYPKEEALQIAISTISSFLLQHDMFVYLVVFDKSSFGISKKLFQSIDEYIDENYVDEASITFNRNRQEPYVLEELFEDEPLQNEIFKEAEYSLVNMLDQLDESFSERLLRYIDEKGMTDVETYKRANIDRRLFSKIRNGVDYTPKKKTAVALAIALELCFEETMELLSAAGFTLSRSSKFDVIIEYFIQQANYNIYEINEALFAFDQPLLGA; encoded by the coding sequence ATGCCATTAGAAATTGTTCGTAACGATATTACGAAGATGAAGGTAGATGCGATTGTGAATGCTGCGAATACATCGCTTCAAAAGGGTGGCGGTGTATGTGGGGCTATTTTTCGTGCGGCAGGTTCCAGTGAGCTGCAGGAGGCATGCAATCAAATCGGTAGCTGCAAGGTGGGAGAGGCTGTGATTACTGATGGATTTAAGCTGGATGCAAAATACATCATTCACACTCCAGGACCGATTTGGCAGGGTGGTACGAATCAAGAGTCATCCCTGTTACAGGAATCCTACTCTAACTCTTTGGAACTAGCAAAAAACTATCAATGTGAATCGATTGCCTTTCCGTTGATTTCAACTGGAATTTATGGCTATCCAAAGGAAGAGGCATTGCAAATTGCTATTTCCACCATTAGTTCCTTCCTATTACAGCATGATATGTTTGTTTACCTGGTTGTTTTTGACAAAAGTTCGTTTGGAATTAGCAAGAAATTATTTCAATCGATTGATGAATATATCGATGAGAATTATGTTGATGAAGCCAGTATCACTTTTAATCGAAATAGGCAAGAACCATATGTGTTAGAAGAATTGTTTGAGGATGAACCCCTTCAAAACGAGATATTTAAGGAAGCAGAGTATTCCTTAGTAAATATGTTGGATCAACTCGATGAGTCTTTTTCTGAAAGATTGTTACGATATATAGATGAAAAAGGCATGACGGATGTGGAGACGTATAAACGGGCCAATATTGACCGGAGATTATTTTCTAAAATCCGGAATGGCGTTGATTATACTCCAAAAAAGAAAACGGCCGTTGCGTTAGCCATTGCACTTGAATTGTGTTTTGAGGAAACGATGGAACTGCTGTCTGCTGCTGGTTTTACATTGTCACGAAGCAGTAAATTTGATGTCATTATCGAGTACTTTATCCAGCAGGCTAACTACAATATCTATGAAATCAATGAAGCGTTATTCGCTTTTGATCAACCGTTACTCGGTGCCTGA
- a CDS encoding YaiI/YqxD family protein, whose amino-acid sequence MKIYVDADACPVKDIIISESKIVAVPVVLVTSFSHFSNAEQPSGVETIYVDSGADAADYRIMKLVEIGDIIVTQDYGLASLGLAKGCTVLHHKGFTYTNENIDQLLQTRYFSAMARKSGKRTKGPKPFTSEDREKFRELFKRVISR is encoded by the coding sequence ATGAAAATTTATGTTGATGCAGATGCATGTCCGGTAAAAGATATAATTATCTCTGAGAGTAAGATTGTGGCAGTTCCTGTGGTCCTTGTTACTAGTTTTTCTCATTTTTCTAATGCAGAACAACCTTCAGGAGTGGAAACCATTTATGTTGATTCTGGAGCAGATGCTGCGGATTATCGGATCATGAAGTTAGTAGAAATAGGAGATATCATTGTTACCCAGGATTATGGACTTGCTTCGCTAGGTTTAGCCAAAGGATGTACGGTTCTTCATCATAAAGGGTTTACCTATACAAATGAAAACATTGACCAATTATTACAAACACGTTATTTTAGTGCAATGGCTCGAAAAAGCGGAAAACGTACAAAAGGGCCAAAACCATTCACATCAGAAGATAGAGAGAAATTTAGGGAGCTTTTTAAAAGAGTGATTTCACGTTAA